A part of Tardiphaga sp. vice304 genomic DNA contains:
- a CDS encoding VOC family protein, translating to MFSHIMIGTNDLEAGKSFYDRLLGTLDVPNGAVDRHRVFYRTKTGTFSVSKPIDGNPATPANGGTIGFAAASTAQVDAWHAAGIANGGTTCEDAPGVRDMGGVKLYLAYLRDPDGNKLCALYRMPKDAAA from the coding sequence ATGTTTTCACATATTATGATCGGGACCAACGATCTCGAAGCCGGAAAGTCGTTTTATGACCGACTGCTTGGCACGCTGGACGTGCCGAACGGTGCGGTCGATCGCCACAGGGTGTTTTATCGCACCAAGACCGGCACCTTTTCGGTGTCGAAGCCGATCGACGGCAATCCGGCCACCCCGGCCAACGGCGGCACCATCGGATTTGCCGCGGCGTCGACCGCGCAGGTCGATGCCTGGCATGCCGCCGGCATCGCCAATGGCGGAACGACCTGCGAGGATGCGCCGGGTGTGCGCGACATGGGCGGCGTGAAGCTCTACCTCGCTTACCTGCGCGATCCCGACGGCAACAAGCTCTGTGCGCTGTACCGCATGCCGAAGGATGCCGCGGCGTAA
- a CDS encoding NAD(P)/FAD-dependent oxidoreductase codes for MDRVECVVIGAGVVGLAIARQLAQAGREVIVLEALDAIGTVTSSRNSEVIHAGIYYPAGSLMARLCVQGRQAMYAYCRERGIAHRNSGKLIVATRPEEIARLQSIKAHAEANGVDDLEILSRAEANALEAELACEAALLSPSTGIIDSHGYMLSLRGEAEAAGAAFALLAPLRHGRVTADGFELDVGGEAPMRLACATLINAAGLSATTIARSLEGMPLDLIPPAYLAKGCYFSCSTRAPFSHLIYPVPEPGGLGVHLTLDLAGQARFGPDVEWVDRIDYTVDPARGDKFYPAIRRYWPALPDGALLPSYSGMRPKIVPPAVAVQDFMIQGPSAHGVRGLVNLFGIESPGLTSSLAIANHVEEIVKADAA; via the coding sequence ATGGACAGAGTTGAATGCGTCGTGATCGGCGCCGGCGTGGTCGGGCTCGCCATTGCCCGGCAACTGGCGCAGGCTGGCCGCGAAGTGATCGTGCTGGAGGCGCTGGATGCGATCGGCACCGTGACGTCATCGCGCAACAGCGAGGTGATCCATGCGGGTATCTATTACCCCGCCGGCAGCCTGATGGCGCGGCTCTGCGTGCAGGGCAGGCAGGCGATGTATGCCTATTGCCGCGAACGCGGCATCGCGCACCGCAATTCCGGCAAGCTCATTGTCGCCACCCGCCCCGAAGAGATCGCCCGGCTGCAGTCGATCAAGGCGCATGCCGAAGCCAATGGCGTCGATGACCTCGAAATATTATCGCGCGCAGAGGCCAACGCACTGGAGGCCGAACTGGCGTGCGAAGCCGCGCTGCTATCGCCCTCGACGGGAATCATCGACAGCCACGGCTACATGCTGTCGCTGCGCGGCGAGGCGGAGGCGGCCGGGGCGGCGTTTGCGCTGCTGGCGCCACTGCGCCACGGCCGGGTCACGGCGGATGGTTTCGAACTCGATGTCGGCGGTGAAGCGCCGATGCGACTGGCCTGCGCGACGCTGATCAATGCAGCGGGCCTGTCGGCAACCACGATCGCGCGCAGCCTTGAAGGCATGCCGCTCGACCTCATTCCGCCGGCCTATCTCGCGAAGGGCTGCTATTTCAGTTGCAGCACCCGCGCGCCATTCTCGCATCTGATCTATCCGGTCCCGGAACCCGGTGGCCTCGGTGTGCATCTGACGCTCGATCTTGCCGGCCAGGCGCGGTTCGGCCCCGATGTGGAATGGGTCGACCGGATCGACTACACGGTGGATCCCGCGCGCGGCGACAAATTCTATCCCGCAATCCGGCGCTATTGGCCAGCACTGCCCGACGGCGCGCTGCTTCCAAGCTATTCCGGCATGCGCCCGAAGATCGTGCCGCCGGCGGTCGCCGTGCAGGACTTCATGATCCAGGGGCCGTCGGCGCATGGCGTACGCGGCCTGGTCAACCTGTTCGGTATCGAATCGCCGGGTCTGACGTCATCGCTGGCGATTGCAAACCATGTCGAAGAGATCGTAAAGGCGGACGCGGCCTAG
- a CDS encoding cupin domain-containing protein: MLAAQLDVQQDTAEVRVTEWRLAPGAATGHHTHGMDYVIVPITTSVMTIVHPDGSRTQAPITTGKSYFRKAGVEHDVLNETDHEIVFLEVEVKKA; this comes from the coding sequence ATGCTCGCTGCCCAGTTAGACGTCCAGCAGGACACCGCCGAAGTTCGCGTCACCGAATGGCGCCTCGCGCCGGGGGCCGCGACCGGGCACCACACCCATGGCATGGACTATGTGATCGTTCCGATCACCACGAGCGTGATGACGATCGTGCATCCGGACGGCAGCCGCACGCAGGCGCCGATCACCACGGGAAAATCGTATTTCCGCAAGGCCGGCGTCGAACATGACGTGCTCAATGAGACGGACCATGAAATCGTCTTTCTCGAAGTCGAGGTGAAGAAGGCCTGA
- a CDS encoding NAD(P)(+) transhydrogenase (Re/Si-specific) subunit beta — protein sequence MNANLAAVLYLVAGVLFILSLRGLSSPASSRQGNFLGMAGMVIAVVTTLAAHPPADALGWVLVVLGIAIGGSIGAVIARRVPMTSMPELVAAFHSLVGMAAVLVAAGAFYAPEAFGILDPVTGKIVGASLIEMSLGVAIGALTFTGSVIAFAKLSGRMSGSPIILPFRHIINIVLAILLVVFIVGLVKTSSALDFWLIVIIALALGALLIIPIGGADMPVVISMLNSYSGWAAAGIGFTLGNSALIITGALVGSSGAILSYIMCHAMNRSFISVILGGFGGETAAAGAGAGGEARPVKLGSADDAAFIMKNAQKVIIVPGYGMAVAQAQHALREMADKLKAEGVEVKYAIHPVAGRMPGHMNVLLAEANVPYDEVFELEDINSEFAQADVAFVIGANDVTNPAAEDDKTSPIYGMPVLQVWKAGTVMFIKRSLASGYAGIDNPLFYRDNTMMLLGDAKKMTENIVKAM from the coding sequence ATGAACGCCAATCTCGCCGCCGTCCTGTACCTCGTCGCAGGCGTCCTGTTCATTCTGTCGCTGCGCGGGCTGTCCAGCCCGGCGTCCTCCCGCCAGGGCAACTTCCTCGGCATGGCCGGCATGGTCATCGCGGTGGTCACCACGCTGGCCGCGCACCCGCCGGCCGACGCGCTCGGCTGGGTTCTCGTCGTCCTCGGCATCGCCATCGGCGGCAGCATCGGCGCGGTGATCGCCCGACGCGTGCCGATGACCTCGATGCCCGAACTGGTCGCCGCCTTCCACTCGCTGGTCGGCATGGCCGCGGTGCTGGTCGCGGCGGGCGCGTTTTATGCCCCGGAAGCGTTTGGCATCCTCGATCCGGTCACCGGCAAGATCGTCGGCGCCAGCCTGATCGAAATGTCGCTCGGCGTCGCCATCGGCGCGCTGACCTTCACCGGTTCGGTGATCGCCTTCGCGAAACTCTCCGGCCGCATGTCGGGCTCGCCGATCATCTTGCCGTTCCGCCACATCATCAACATCGTGCTGGCGATCCTGCTGGTCGTGTTCATCGTCGGCCTGGTCAAGACCAGCAGCGCGCTGGATTTCTGGCTGATCGTGATCATCGCACTCGCACTTGGTGCCTTGCTGATCATCCCGATCGGCGGTGCCGACATGCCGGTCGTGATCTCGATGCTGAACTCTTACTCGGGCTGGGCCGCGGCGGGCATCGGCTTCACGCTCGGCAATTCCGCGCTGATCATCACCGGCGCGCTGGTCGGATCAAGCGGCGCGATCCTGTCCTACATTATGTGTCACGCCATGAACCGCAGCTTCATCTCGGTGATCCTCGGCGGCTTCGGTGGTGAAACCGCTGCGGCCGGCGCGGGTGCCGGTGGCGAAGCGCGCCCGGTCAAGCTCGGCTCGGCGGATGACGCGGCCTTCATCATGAAGAACGCGCAGAAGGTCATCATCGTGCCCGGTTACGGCATGGCGGTGGCGCAGGCGCAGCACGCTTTGCGCGAAATGGCCGACAAGCTGAAGGCCGAAGGCGTCGAGGTGAAGTACGCCATCCATCCGGTCGCCGGCCGCATGCCCGGCCACATGAACGTGCTGCTGGCCGAAGCCAACGTGCCCTATGACGAGGTGTTCGAGCTCGAGGACATCAACTCGGAATTCGCGCAGGCCGACGTCGCCTTCGTGATCGGCGCCAACGACGTGACCAATCCGGCCGCCGAGGACGATAAGACCTCGCCGATCTACGGCATGCCGGTGCTGCAGGTCTGGAAGGCCGGTACCGTGATGTTCATCAAGCGTTCGCTGGCGTCTGGCTATGCCGGCATCGACAACCCGCTGTTCTACCGCGACAACACCATGATGCTGCTCGGCGACGCCAAGAAGATGACGGAGAACATCGTCAAGGCGATGTAG
- a CDS encoding tetratricopeptide repeat protein gives MALLVGEPILRRSLTLAAVLATGFCCAACSFDIGSLTPGSGKDATPQTTQPVATETAAAGTNPRESQIHAARAQTLAQAGKTAEALAEFNEALDLDPHNAKTFYQRGLLYQAEKQHELAVADFTSANGLTPQQADPLLGRATSYLALGKAKEATVDLDEAVQAWPQNGQLWVIRGAAYEKLGDKDKAADSYSRALLLRPKDEAARSGLARTGGRAG, from the coding sequence ATGGCATTATTGGTTGGCGAACCGATCCTGCGCCGTTCTCTGACGCTGGCCGCCGTGCTTGCGACGGGCTTCTGCTGCGCTGCCTGTTCGTTCGATATCGGATCGCTGACGCCGGGCTCCGGCAAGGACGCAACTCCGCAGACCACGCAGCCGGTCGCAACAGAGACGGCCGCCGCGGGCACCAATCCCCGCGAATCCCAGATCCACGCCGCGCGCGCCCAGACGCTGGCGCAGGCCGGCAAGACGGCGGAAGCCCTCGCCGAATTCAACGAGGCGCTGGATCTCGATCCGCACAATGCTAAAACGTTCTACCAGCGCGGCCTGCTCTACCAGGCCGAAAAGCAGCATGAACTGGCGGTCGCCGATTTCACCTCCGCCAACGGCCTGACGCCGCAGCAGGCCGATCCCTTGCTAGGCCGTGCGACCAGCTACCTGGCGCTTGGTAAGGCCAAGGAAGCCACGGTGGATCTCGACGAGGCCGTGCAGGCCTGGCCGCAGAACGGCCAGCTGTGGGTCATCCGGGGCGCCGCCTATGAGAAACTTGGCGACAAAGACAAGGCCGCGGATTCCTACAGCCGGGCGCTGCTGCTGCGCCCGAAGGACGAAGCCGCAAGGAGCGGCCTCGCGCGCACCGGGGGCCGCGCGGGCTGA
- a CDS encoding calcium:proton antiporter, translating to MSMNTIPRSSWLFPALAAVFVAVSTGFGLTFTPSVSGMAFAVVLLIILFGTVFAAVHHAEVIAQKIGEPYGTLLLTLSVIIIEVAVIATIMLGDKAVPTLARDTVFAVVMIVCNGLVGLCILAGGLRFQEQIFQVSGAKVYLIVLIVLATISLILPNYTLTTPGPLYSALQLAFVSVITLVLYGLFLYTQTMLHRDYFISSDDDGDDESVPASGRVLTISAILLVVSLVAVVLLAKSFSVVVDAGAAAIGAPPAFSGIVVALLVLLPESVAAISAARHNQLQKSINLSLGSALATISLTVPAVALVAWLLDKPLVLGLAPREMVLLVMTFAISMLTFATGVTNILFGMVHLLVFAVFLLVVFVP from the coding sequence ATGTCGATGAACACGATCCCGCGGTCGTCATGGCTGTTTCCTGCGCTGGCCGCCGTGTTCGTCGCCGTATCGACCGGATTCGGATTGACGTTCACGCCGTCCGTTTCGGGAATGGCGTTCGCCGTGGTGCTGCTGATCATTCTGTTCGGCACGGTGTTTGCGGCGGTCCACCATGCCGAAGTCATTGCGCAGAAGATTGGCGAGCCCTATGGCACGCTGCTGCTCACCTTGTCGGTGATCATCATCGAGGTCGCGGTCATCGCCACGATCATGCTGGGCGACAAGGCCGTGCCCACCCTGGCGCGGGACACGGTGTTTGCCGTCGTCATGATCGTCTGCAACGGCCTGGTGGGTCTTTGCATCCTGGCGGGCGGTCTGCGCTTTCAGGAGCAGATATTCCAGGTCAGCGGCGCCAAGGTCTACTTGATCGTGCTGATCGTGCTCGCCACCATTTCGCTGATCCTGCCGAACTACACGCTGACTACGCCGGGCCCGCTGTACTCCGCCCTGCAGCTTGCCTTCGTCAGCGTCATCACGCTGGTTCTATATGGCCTGTTTCTCTACACGCAGACGATGCTGCACCGGGACTACTTCATTTCCAGCGACGATGATGGCGACGATGAGTCCGTGCCCGCGTCGGGCCGCGTTCTCACGATCAGCGCCATTCTGCTGGTGGTCTCGCTGGTGGCCGTCGTGCTGCTGGCGAAATCGTTCTCGGTGGTGGTGGACGCCGGCGCCGCCGCGATCGGCGCGCCGCCGGCCTTCTCCGGCATCGTCGTCGCGCTGCTGGTGCTGTTGCCGGAGAGCGTCGCGGCGATCTCCGCGGCACGCCACAACCAGCTGCAGAAAAGTATCAACCTGTCGTTGGGCTCCGCACTGGCGACGATCAGTCTGACCGTCCCGGCGGTGGCACTGGTGGCCTGGCTGCTCGATAAGCCGCTGGTGCTCGGTCTCGCCCCGCGCGAGATGGTGCTGCTGGTGATGACATTCGCGATCAGCATGCTGACCTTCGCCACGGGCGTGACGAATATCCTGTTCGGCATGGTGCATCTGCTGGTGTTTGCGGTATTCCTGCTCGTGGTATTTGTGCCGTAA
- the purE gene encoding 5-(carboxyamino)imidazole ribonucleotide mutase: protein MPAVTIIMGSQSDWDTMRHAAETLETLGIACDKQIVSAHRTPERLYSFAKGAKAAGVQIIIAGAGGAAHLPGMAAALTELPVFGVPIQSKALSGVDSLYSIVQMPAGIPVGTLAIGKAGAINAALLAAAVLALHDDALAGRLKAWRQAQTDAVALRPEEKA, encoded by the coding sequence ATGCCCGCCGTCACCATCATCATGGGAAGCCAGTCCGACTGGGACACCATGCGCCACGCGGCCGAGACGCTCGAAACGCTCGGCATCGCGTGCGACAAGCAGATCGTCTCCGCACACCGCACCCCCGAGCGGCTGTACAGCTTTGCCAAAGGCGCCAAGGCCGCCGGCGTGCAGATCATCATCGCGGGTGCCGGCGGTGCAGCGCACCTGCCCGGCATGGCCGCGGCGCTGACCGAGCTGCCGGTGTTCGGCGTGCCGATCCAGTCCAAGGCGCTGTCCGGCGTCGATTCGCTGTATTCGATCGTGCAGATGCCGGCCGGCATCCCGGTCGGCACGCTGGCGATCGGCAAGGCCGGCGCCATCAATGCAGCCTTGCTCGCCGCTGCCGTGCTGGCGCTGCATGACGACGCACTCGCCGGCCGACTCAAGGCCTGGCGTCAGGCACAGACCGATGCGGTCGCCCTTCGCCCAGAGGAAAAAGCGTGA
- a CDS encoding sensor domain-containing protein, which yields MAGKMEWTGGKALFFALAPACLLAAAAGGTARAQLAAVPAANAGGGEPQMVWEVLIGGIVTLAFMAALVLWGIAALRDVRSQERRRNAFIGSALNHLGQGIVMVDAQKRVVFCNDRYLEIYGLDRSDLTRDITADGLRHLRRARGQLDANSEKFYETSPVQGSYVAELPGGRYVRVRLNPLPNGGVIGIHEDCTEQHQLADELESTRTFLETVVDNIPVSLMVQRASDGRYLFANRNSEIILNRRREDAIGLTVADMLRPEEAKLIVSRDEAAMKSGNIMAEEHPISTRDGLRLFLTRRVTVRDEAGEPQYLIKTYEDVTDRRQTEARMAHMAYHDGLTDLPNRAAFLQGLAQMIDACGEEEEEFAVLSIDLDGLKEINDVFGYAMGDRLLVEVSRRIEVAAGGGMVARLGGDEFGVIIDGKQPQVGQAIAERISEALAQGIPIDGKSVRTGVTTGIALFPRDGADAAALLANSGAALFRAKAHSRGSISVFEPQMDKLLRDRRVLHQDLSVAIRNGELSLHYQPQARAGQSIVDADITGFEALARWIHPTRGFVPPGDFIPLAEESGLIVEMGEWILRQACLEAASWPVPLRIAVNLSPAQFMHGDLVGLVDSILLETGLEPGRLELEITEGVLIEDFERGVALLTRLKALGVRISMDDFGSGYSSLTYLQAFPFDKLKIDRAFVINLGSNPQSAAIVRAVIGLGHGLDVSIVAEGVETHEQLCFLANEGCDGVQGYFIGRPAPIAQYAGLVGRTATALRTG from the coding sequence ATGGCTGGCAAGATGGAATGGACGGGCGGCAAGGCGTTGTTTTTCGCCCTCGCACCGGCGTGTCTGCTCGCAGCCGCTGCCGGCGGAACCGCCCGCGCGCAGTTGGCCGCGGTGCCGGCAGCGAACGCCGGAGGGGGCGAACCGCAGATGGTCTGGGAAGTCCTCATCGGCGGCATTGTGACGCTGGCTTTCATGGCCGCGCTGGTGCTGTGGGGCATCGCGGCGCTGCGTGATGTCCGGAGCCAGGAGCGGCGGCGCAATGCCTTCATCGGCTCGGCCCTCAACCATCTGGGCCAGGGCATCGTGATGGTGGACGCGCAGAAGCGCGTGGTGTTCTGCAACGATCGCTACCTCGAAATTTACGGACTGGATCGCTCCGACCTGACCCGGGATATCACCGCCGACGGGCTGCGGCACTTGCGGCGCGCGCGTGGCCAGCTCGATGCGAATTCCGAGAAGTTCTACGAGACATCTCCGGTGCAAGGCAGCTACGTCGCAGAGCTTCCCGGCGGGCGCTACGTCCGGGTCAGGCTGAATCCGTTGCCGAATGGCGGCGTGATCGGAATTCACGAGGATTGCACCGAGCAGCACCAACTTGCAGACGAACTGGAGAGCACCCGGACATTCCTTGAAACCGTGGTCGACAACATCCCGGTGTCGCTGATGGTGCAGCGCGCCAGCGACGGCCGCTATCTGTTCGCCAATCGCAACTCCGAGATCATTCTGAACCGCCGCCGCGAAGATGCTATCGGACTGACGGTCGCCGACATGCTGCGGCCGGAGGAGGCGAAGCTGATCGTCAGCCGCGATGAAGCGGCGATGAAGAGCGGCAACATCATGGCGGAGGAACACCCGATCAGCACCCGCGACGGGTTGCGGCTGTTCCTGACGCGGCGGGTGACGGTGCGCGACGAGGCCGGCGAGCCGCAATATCTCATCAAGACCTATGAGGACGTCACCGACCGCCGCCAGACCGAGGCGCGGATGGCGCATATGGCCTATCATGACGGCCTTACCGATTTGCCGAACCGCGCCGCCTTCCTGCAAGGGCTGGCGCAGATGATCGACGCCTGCGGCGAGGAAGAAGAAGAGTTCGCGGTGCTATCGATCGACCTCGACGGCTTGAAGGAAATCAACGACGTCTTCGGCTACGCGATGGGCGACCGGCTGCTGGTCGAGGTATCTCGCCGGATCGAAGTCGCCGCCGGCGGCGGCATGGTGGCGCGCCTGGGCGGCGACGAATTCGGCGTGATCATCGACGGCAAGCAGCCGCAGGTCGGGCAGGCGATTGCCGAGCGGATTTCCGAGGCGCTGGCGCAGGGTATTCCGATCGACGGCAAGTCGGTGCGCACCGGCGTCACCACCGGCATCGCCCTGTTTCCGCGCGACGGCGCCGATGCCGCAGCATTGCTGGCCAATTCCGGCGCGGCCTTGTTCCGCGCCAAGGCGCATTCGCGCGGTTCGATCAGCGTGTTCGAACCGCAGATGGACAAGCTGCTGCGCGATCGCCGCGTGCTGCATCAGGATCTTTCGGTGGCGATCCGCAACGGCGAATTGTCGCTGCACTACCAGCCGCAAGCCCGCGCCGGGCAATCGATCGTCGATGCCGACATCACCGGATTCGAGGCGCTGGCGCGCTGGATCCACCCGACCCGCGGTTTCGTGCCGCCCGGCGACTTCATTCCGCTCGCCGAGGAAAGCGGGCTGATCGTCGAAATGGGCGAATGGATCCTGCGGCAAGCCTGTCTGGAGGCGGCATCATGGCCGGTGCCGCTGCGCATTGCCGTCAACCTGTCGCCCGCACAGTTCATGCACGGCGATCTCGTCGGTCTGGTCGATTCGATCCTGCTGGAAACCGGCCTGGAGCCCGGCCGGCTCGAACTGGAAATCACCGAGGGCGTGCTGATCGAGGATTTCGAGCGCGGCGTCGCGCTGCTGACGCGGCTGAAGGCGCTCGGCGTCCGGATTTCGATGGACGATTTCGGTTCCGGCTACTCATCGCTGACCTATCTGCAGGCCTTCCCCTTCGACAAGCTCAAGATCGACCGCGCCTTCGTCATCAACCTCGGCAGCAACCCGCAATCCGCCGCCATCGTCCGTGCCGTGATCGGGCTCGGCCATGGCCTCGACGTGTCGATCGTTGCCGAAGGCGTCGAGACCCATGAGCAGCTCTGCTTCCTGGCCAATGAAGGCTGCGACGGCGTGCAGGGCTATTTCATCGGCCGTCCGGCTCCGATCGCGCAGTATGCGGGATTGGTAGGACGCACCGCGACGGCGTTGAGGACGGGGTAA
- a CDS encoding GGDEF domain-containing protein, protein MTALVLHRLRAELAKAQARIAELQASAETDFLLDILNRRGFARELTRAMAYIARYRANGALVVLDVDRLKPINDAFGHAAGDEVLKAVVGQLRRHVRASDVIARLGGDEFVLLLWNLSEADALAKALQLEAAIDALSFSFGGSHVSAGASAGIAVLGPDVPGIEALALADSAMYARKNERRASLAAG, encoded by the coding sequence GTGACCGCGCTGGTGCTGCACCGGCTCCGGGCGGAACTGGCAAAGGCGCAGGCCAGGATCGCCGAGCTGCAGGCCTCGGCCGAAACGGACTTCCTGCTCGATATCCTCAACCGCCGCGGCTTCGCCCGCGAACTGACCCGCGCGATGGCCTACATCGCGCGCTACCGGGCCAACGGCGCGCTGGTCGTGCTCGACGTCGACCGGCTGAAGCCGATCAACGACGCCTTTGGCCACGCCGCCGGCGACGAAGTCCTGAAGGCGGTGGTAGGCCAGCTGCGCCGCCATGTCCGGGCCTCTGACGTGATCGCCCGGCTGGGCGGCGACGAGTTCGTGTTGCTGCTGTGGAACCTCAGCGAAGCCGACGCGCTCGCCAAGGCGCTGCAACTCGAAGCCGCGATCGACGCGCTCAGCTTTTCGTTCGGCGGCAGCCACGTCTCGGCCGGCGCTTCGGCCGGCATAGCCGTGCTCGGTCCGGACGTGCCAGGCATCGAGGCTTTGGCGCTCGCGGATAGCGCGATGTATGCGCGGAAGAATGAACGTCGCGCGAGCCTGGCGGCAGGATGA
- a CDS encoding YdcH family protein, translating to MALQAHLVELERKHKVLESELHEALVHLSTDDLRIVELKRRKLILRDQIARLKSETDTLH from the coding sequence ATGGCACTTCAGGCGCATCTCGTCGAACTCGAACGCAAACACAAGGTACTGGAATCCGAACTGCACGAAGCCCTCGTGCATCTATCGACGGACGATCTGCGGATCGTCGAACTCAAGCGCCGCAAGTTGATCCTTCGCGACCAGATCGCGCGTCTCAAGAGCGAGACCGACACGCTGCATTAG
- a CDS encoding YdcH family protein, whose amino-acid sequence MNDDEDRALPAELSRLQQEHRDLDAAIDALHHSPAPDLLRLQRLKKRKLQLRDRISFIEDQITPDIIA is encoded by the coding sequence ATGAACGACGACGAAGATCGCGCCCTCCCCGCCGAACTGTCCAGACTGCAACAGGAACACCGCGATCTCGACGCGGCCATCGATGCCCTGCATCACTCACCTGCACCGGACCTGCTGCGGCTGCAGCGGTTAAAAAAGCGCAAGCTGCAATTGCGCGATCGCATCTCGTTCATCGAAGACCAGATCACGCCGGACATCATCGCCTGA
- a CDS encoding 5-(carboxyamino)imidazole ribonucleotide synthase, with translation MTTPPFKKLKPGDTIGILGGGQLGRMLALAASRLGLRCEVFSPDPDSPAFDVVQHATCAEYADVEALELFANDCDVITYEFENVPTATAMILAARRPVQPAQAILSTTQDRLIEKDFITGLGIGTAAYADVSSAETLRAAVETIGLPAVIKTRRFGYDGKGQTMIRAGDDLDQVWEALATKSAILEAFVPFEREISVIAARGVDGQVECFDVTQNEHRDHILKFSYAPADVSDELAATARGIAEKIAGALDYVGVLAVELFVVASPEGTILLVNEIAPRVHNSGHWTLDGASVSQFEQHIRAIAGWPLAKPVRHGQVTMTNLIGDDILTYENWMTVPGATVHLYGKGAPKPGRKMGHVTEVTRPGGK, from the coding sequence GTGACCACTCCCCCCTTCAAGAAGCTGAAGCCCGGCGACACCATCGGCATCCTCGGCGGCGGCCAGCTCGGCCGCATGCTCGCGTTGGCCGCCAGCCGGCTCGGCCTGCGCTGCGAGGTATTCTCGCCGGATCCGGATTCGCCGGCCTTCGACGTGGTGCAGCACGCGACTTGTGCCGAATATGCCGACGTCGAGGCGCTCGAACTGTTCGCCAATGATTGCGACGTCATCACCTATGAATTCGAGAACGTGCCCACAGCCACCGCGATGATTCTTGCCGCACGCCGCCCGGTGCAGCCGGCACAGGCGATCCTGAGCACGACGCAGGACCGGCTGATCGAAAAGGATTTCATCACGGGGCTGGGCATCGGGACCGCGGCCTATGCCGACGTGTCGTCGGCCGAAACCCTGCGCGCCGCGGTCGAAACCATCGGCCTGCCCGCGGTGATCAAGACCCGCCGCTTCGGCTATGACGGCAAGGGCCAGACGATGATCCGGGCCGGCGACGACCTCGACCAGGTCTGGGAAGCCCTCGCCACCAAATCGGCGATCCTCGAGGCGTTCGTACCGTTCGAGCGCGAGATTTCGGTGATCGCCGCGCGCGGCGTCGATGGCCAGGTCGAATGTTTCGACGTCACCCAGAACGAGCACCGCGACCATATCCTGAAATTCTCCTACGCCCCCGCCGACGTCTCGGACGAACTCGCCGCCACGGCGCGCGGCATCGCCGAGAAGATCGCCGGCGCGCTCGATTATGTCGGCGTGCTCGCCGTCGAACTGTTCGTGGTGGCGAGCCCCGAGGGCACCATCCTGCTGGTCAACGAGATCGCGCCGCGCGTTCACAATTCCGGGCACTGGACGCTGGACGGCGCCTCGGTATCGCAGTTCGAGCAACACATCCGCGCCATCGCCGGCTGGCCGCTGGCCAAGCCGGTGCGCCACGGCCAGGTCACCATGACCAATTTGATCGGCGACGACATCCTGACCTACGAGAACTGGATGACGGTCCCCGGCGCCACGGTGCATCTGTACGGCAAGGGCGCGCCGAAACCGGGCCGCAAGATGGGCCACGTCACCGAAGTGACCCGACCGGGCGGCAAATAG
- the rpsU gene encoding 30S ribosomal protein S21, whose product MQVLVRDNNVDQALKALKKKMQREGIFREMKLRGHYEKPSEKKAREKAEAVRRARKLARKKLQREGLLPMKPKPVFGAGPGGDRGGRPGAAGAGAGAPRTPR is encoded by the coding sequence GTGCAGGTTCTCGTTCGCGATAATAATGTCGATCAGGCTCTCAAGGCGCTCAAGAAGAAGATGCAGCGTGAGGGTATTTTCCGCGAGATGAAGCTCCGCGGTCATTACGAGAAGCCGTCTGAGAAGAAGGCCCGCGAGAAGGCCGAAGCCGTGCGCCGTGCGCGCAAGCTGGCCCGCAAGAAGCTGCAGCGCGAAGGCCTGCTGCCGATGAAGCCGAAGCCGGTATTCGGTGCTGGTCCCGGTGGCGACCGTGGTGGCCGCCCGGGCGCCGCTGGTGCCGGTGCTGGTGCCCCGCGCACGCCGCGCTGA
- a CDS encoding proton-translocating transhydrogenase family protein, which yields MDHASLVSPFVFQLSIFVLAVFVGYFVVWSVTPALHTPLMSVTNAISSVIVVGALLAVGVNMVGSGGVWARLFGFVALIFACVNIFGGFLVTQRMLAMYQKKKK from the coding sequence ATGGATCACGCCTCGCTGGTCAGCCCTTTCGTCTTTCAGCTTTCGATTTTCGTGCTCGCCGTGTTCGTCGGCTATTTCGTGGTGTGGTCGGTGACACCCGCGCTGCATACGCCGCTGATGTCGGTCACCAACGCGATCTCCTCGGTGATCGTGGTCGGCGCCCTCCTGGCGGTCGGCGTCAACATGGTCGGCAGCGGCGGCGTCTGGGCGCGGCTGTTCGGCTTCGTCGCGTTGATTTTTGCATGCGTCAATATTTTCGGTGGGTTCCTGGTCACGCAGCGCATGCTGGCGATGTACCAGAAGAAAAAGAAGTAA